The DNA region GACCGGCTCGATCGAGCTTGTGGATCTCGGAAAGAAGATCGACAAGGCCTGGATCACGAACCCGGAGACCTGCATCGGCTGCGGGAAGTGCGCCGATGCCTGCGTCGTCGGCGCCGTGCAGATGACGTCCTACGTCGAGAAGGCACTCAAGCGCTACCGCGAGAAGACGAGCCCGGAGTAATTCAGGGATCAGGCTCCTTTTTTACGTTCCCTGAAACACACACCTATGAGAGTGTGATGGGCACAGCACCGATCAGTACACTGGACCGTGGTGGCTGCGCATCTGATGGTGTGAGGTGCGATGTTCCGGAGGAGCGGAGCTTGAGAAACTCGAAGAGTTTCG from Methanoculleus receptaculi includes:
- a CDS encoding 4Fe-4S dicluster domain-containing protein, which gives rise to MSNDEKKIPKQFPWIIPFSCEGCGDCVEACPTGSIELVDLGKKIDKAWITNPETCIGCGKCADACVVGAVQMTSYVEKALKRYREKTSPE